ACAGAAGAATCTTTTACCAGCACAGAGTGAGTTACAAAGAGAGTTTTTAagataaaaggaagaagagaaggtatGAGAAGACTGGGGAAATTTGACAGTTTGCTAATTCCTCCTGAGTCTGATTTTCagaatgttgttttgttttcttacacAGTATATCAGGCACACTCCCAATTTTTTTGAGTTGAGatagaactatttttaaaatatacaacaatTTTAGATTAACCATAAATAGCCTTCCTCCCATTAttcggacacggcttagcaactaaaccaccaccaccacccattaGTACAGATGTGAGCGAGCATGTTTTGGACTTCAACATCACATAATTGTTTTGTTACAGAGATCTACTTTCATTTCTCAGACCTTAAATAAAGATAGGAGTTTCTGTCTTTCAAGCAGTCCTGCTGCCAGATACAATTCAGCCTTGATGGGAAGGAAGTCTTGTGGCTAAATGGGTGGAGATCCATGGTACAAGGCCATAAAGataaaagtggaaagaaaaggaaaactataagGGTTTCAGGACAGGGTTCTGTAACAAAGACAAAACTGACTGTAGGCAACTGCTTGTTCTCAGCATAGGAGcttctttaaaattatgaaagaaaagagtctgttgtttttagttttagtttaatttttttgggGGTGTTGAGAATAGATAATCAAAATTTACATGGatcaaaattcaaatgaaaattctCTCTGAAACCCTGGTCCCCAACCACTCAGTTCTACTCTTGAGAGGCAACCAGTATGACTAATTATGTGATTATCCTGCCCAAAGACTTCTGTTCATGTAACACAtgtgtttttcctcctttttttccctaaaaaatagttttttttcccctaaaaaataGCATCATATACATACTGTTCTACATTTTGCTTTCTCGCATAACATTAAGTCTTGGAAATTATTCTACAACAacggaacatttttaaaaatttttgaaagcactttaaaaatgtcatgtgtctcagttcaattcagttgctcagtcgtgtccaactctgcaaccccatggactgcagcatgccaggcttccctgaccatcaccaactcccggagcttgctcaaactcatgtccattgagtcggtgatgccatccaaccatctcatcctctgtcatccccttctcctcctgccttcaatctttcccagcatcagggtcttttccaatgagtcagttctttgtatcaagtggccaaaggattggagtttctgctttagcatcagtccttccagtgaatattcaggactgatttcctttagaattgactggtttgatctccttgcagtccaggggactctcaagagtcttctccaataccacagttcaaaagcatcaattcttcagtgctcacctttttttatggtccaactctcacatccatacgtgactactagaaaaaccatagcttgactagacagacctttgttggcaaagtaatgtctctgctttttaatatactgtctaggttggtcatagcttttcttccaaggagcaagcgtcttttaatttcacggctgctgCACTGATTGAAAGTAATTCTTAAGCCAGGGTTTATGTCTGGTACATCATAGTATCCAAGAAATGTTTCTTGAATGAGTGTGTGAGAAAGTAAGCAAATTAGTGATTATGTTAATTTAACATACAGATAGAAAGaggcagaaagctaagaatttCTGGAAGGTCTGAGAATGTTGacctgactctgatgctgggacccAGGGTTAACATCTAAAGAATGACATCACAAAATGCATATCTGCTTTTAAATTGCATCAGAAATTCTCTTTAAGGCTTCATATTAGGAGATATCAATATGAAGAGATGCTCTGGAGGTGGCTGAAGAATGGAGTTGTGGGGTGGACGTGTGGTCCTGGTTCTACTATGACAGGGCTCCAGCACCCAGACAAGTGGGTTCATCTCTCTGTGTGTCCTTACTTCAAATGCAAAACAAAGAGGTTGGAGTAGATTATTTCAGTGCACCATTCTAGCTCAAGATTACATCATTTATTATTCCACAGTTTCCTGTTTGATTACCAGTTTGCACAGACATTTGTTACGTTGAAACTACATTTATAGCGACATAAAAAGTAAGGTTATCAtttctccaagaaaataaagatacttaCAGGGTTATTggtaaaaatgtgattttttttaaagtgattattaaGATTTCAAGATTACTCTAGAAAGTAGTTTGCAATTATTATATTCCTCACAAAAATTTATCAGCTGAACAATTGAGACAGAAGCAAATTTACCAGGAAAAGCCCAAGTACCCCACACATTGACACATTTTGAGAGGATTAATACTCTGTAGTTTTAACCTTtaagaggttttaaaaaaaatcagataagtAAAAATTACTGTAATATTATTCAATAGTAAATATAATTGTTATAAATGAatagtatatgtaatatattcaatagtatttaattattaaatgcttcccaggtggcgctagtggtaaagaatccacctgccagtgcaggagatgcaagagacacaggttcgatccctgggtcaggaagatcccttggggaaatggcaacccacttcactgttgttgcctggaaaattccatagacaaaggagcctgatgggtcacagtccatggggccaccaagagtcagtcacgactgagcgactttaatatatttagttattaaaataataactaatGTTACATataattcataataaaataaatcttttttttcctctttattttagtTAAGTATGAGAGTGAAGCCAGTAAATATTGGGACACATTTTACAAGATTCATAAGAATAAGTTTTTCAAAGATCGTAATTGGCTATTGAGGGAATTTCCTGAAATTCTTCCAGTTGGtcagaaaactgaagagaagGTGAAAGAATTATCATGGAATCATGTAAAAATTAATGCTGAAAGTTTTTTCTCAAAAATGCACTGCCCTACTATgcctgaagaaaaaaatcattataaagaAAGTTCTGgctcatcagatggtcaaagcaAAGCAGGATCTGACTTTTCTAAACTGGATTCTGAAGAATACAGAGAAAGACCTCTGAAGACTGAATTGTTTCCTGGTAGCAATGCTGCTTTCAGAATCCTTGAGGTATGGTACTACAggggaaaaattttttaatgtacatcACATATTACTTTATTAATGATCCAGATTCTTTAGAGGGAAAATGATCAAAGAACTGTGTACTTTTGTGCATAAAAATTACGTAAGGGACTCATATCTTTAATCAGTCAGGTTTTAAGTTTGTGATTTATTCTTAAGTTTTTCTGCTTTAATTTCTAACTTGAAGGCAGTTTCTGTTATTACCCACTTGTAGATGAAATAGAAATAAGTGAAGTATGTAATTTGCTATAATCTGGTGTAGACCTTGattttccattttagaaaaagaaaacttttccttCTGATTATAAACATAATAGATGCTGATTACAGAGAATTTGGTacagagaaagaataaacaaTCCCATAAAGAAAGGATttaaccactgttaacatttaacttttttctccctttgtttataCTGTTTTATATAGTTGAGCTATACTATATCTGCATTTTagggtttttatttgtatttaacatAACATAAGCAGTTTTCCctatctttaaaaattctctataagcattttcatggctgaaaaatactaagtgaaataCTATGATTCTACTTATCTGTTTTCACTTGGCTGggcatttaaattgttttcaggTTTTGTACAGCAAGTATCTTCAGGTGtagacttttctgtattttcttttattatttgggTTCAATTGACTTGTTCAtaacttattaaaatttttaatattgttaaaatatattgCCATATTGCTTTCTAAGAAATTGTACTAATACCAATTTACAGCAGTGTAGGTCTGTCTCGTCATACCCTCATTGATTAGAACAatcttatttttaagattattgtTAGACAAAAgctatattttaatttgcattcctttGATTGTTAAATAGGTCATATAGTTCTTCAGATGTTTAGAAACCATTTGTTCTTCTGTCATCtacttatttcctttatttattaggTTGTGTGTTTTTAATGAGCTCTGCCCTTTATCatatttaattcaaatatttttttcacagtGTGTTTGTCACCTTTTAGTTTGGTTCATTTGGGGGTTTggtatgtaaaaattttaaatagtcacATTTCTCAGTACatattatttttgtgatttattccattttgagCTTAGACAACTCTCCTATAGACAAAGATTCAGaacatttcttttagtttttttaagtaaaaatctgACATTGGTGAGgaaaatttaactttattttcatgatacttgtttattctttgattttagGTTGGCTGTGGTGCTGGGAATAGTGTTTTTCCAATTCTGAACACTTTGCAGTGAGTTTTAGAATTTTCTCCTACAAAATTCTGCATATGTATGGGATATTGAGAAATTCTTGGAAAAtgttgtcatatatatataccaaTAGTGTCCTTGTTCCCATATAAACAATGACTAAACCAAATTTCAAAAGAAGTGGCTTGGTCTTAGTATCTAATttcatgtgaactgagaattacTCTGGAAATAATATTTCACAGACATAGGTTGTCCACCATGAGTTGAAGTAATTTTTTAAGCTTGTGCTTATGTAGATGAGAGAGTAAGAAATGAGCAAGAGATTTGATCCTTCTGCTAAGCTGGGAGTTGCTGAACTTAGAGATTTATTTACTCCTCCAGGTTACTTAGGTGTCATTTTACACATAGAGAATTGAGTTTAAAGCTTACACTTTATTTTGTGTAAGGTTCAGACTCATTTTATTTTGTCATCACTTCTGGAGTCACACCAAGGATAAAACCTTCCTATAGAGTTGAAATGACTCTCTAGAGCTGAAATTTTTGGAGTTATAACACCTAACCCCAAGATTCATAAAGGGAGAAGTCCGTGATAGGAGCAGAGATGTTCTCTTGACCTGACCTTCCTGTTCACCACCTCACCAATGTGTTTTAGTAGGTGATGAAGAAGACACATCTTACAAAACTTTTACTCCTTTTACCTGTGGCTGGTCTGTCAAGtgcctattttttttaagtttacacaCTAGCGTTCTGATTATcatttttccattataaaattaACATAAGCACATTGTAGAACTTTCCCATTAGAGGAAAAGTAGGTGGGAAGGAATCACCCATTATTCCCACCATCAAAACATCAAAACATAGCTGCTGATAGAATTtactatgcatattttaaaatttattaaagtctttttttaactttccattgTGAACATGTATTTCAGAAAAATTGAGTAATACAGTATATTCTCCTATAGCTACCACCTTGTTTCAGCAGTTACTTACGTAAGGCCAACATCATGACACATTATTTTTATGAACTTATGATGGATCTCCAAAAAACAAGACATTCCTAATTGTTATTATAAACctaacataataaaaaataattccataATATCATCAAATTACCAGTTAAAGTGTCTGGCCAGAAGTGATACTGGCCAATTTGCAGTTCTGAATGGCCTTTTGCtttcaagatttattttctttgttttccttttcccatttctaGGCCAAAATTTCCTGTTCTTATACCACATAGCCAGATTCCTTCACCCTAGTGTTCTCTGAACTTGTAATACACGTAGATCTACTACATTGGTAGTTGATTATGTGTTACTctgtgaaaagcaaagcaaagtcgctcagtcgtgtccaagtctttgtgaccccatggactgtagccttccacgctcctccgtccatgggattttccaggcaagagtaatggagtgggttgccatttccttctccagaggatcttcccaacccagggatcaaacctgggtctcctgcattgtaggcagacgctttaccatttgagccaccagggaagatattaCTCTATGACTCATCTCAAATTATTATTTAGCATATCATTTCcttatatcttctttattcagctactatttatatatttcttgagGTAAAGAGCATAACGTATTCTAATTTGGTTTTCCAGGTAGCCTAACAATgtaatatagatagatagacagagcTCGGTACATACTGACTGGTTGATATCTCTGATTCCCCACTTGTTAgttgtattttttcccccttctgcttCTCCATCTGACTAATAATTGCAGGCTCTTGCCTCCTCACCCCCTGACTCTTTCTTTTTGACTGGGTCTTTTTTTGGCCTCATATTCGTATTTTAGAAATCACTGTAACTCAATAACCTGAGATAATTGATTCATCTTTAAAAGGCAACTAGTGATTAGCCTTCCAAAGGGAGgattaaactttttttccccaccgaagaaattatgttttattacttTTGGAGATCAtagaattaatattttacattttcagaatattttaccataattagACCTCCGGAATTGAGAGGTCATATCATTCTCCAAGGATCATTTAATTCTTAAACCTCCTGCCAAGAGAGTGCTTGATGGTGTGGTAGTAGTAGTGATATTTACACCTGTTTCCTGGGAGAAGGGCCAAGACAGTCAGCTGATTTTAAAGAAAAGCCCTGGAAAATCATTGAGTGGTCACAAGACCAACTTGGGCTGCTGATGCAGTGGGAATTCAGTCTCAGAGGTCATGTTGCTGTCTGGTAGGACACATGGCAAATGGCACAAGCTTTCCTTTAGCTACTAAACTGTTCTGTATCTTGTGGTTGTTTAATAATTTCTGCACAAGGGTAGATTGCATGCCTTTCATAATGAGCTAGATGTGCCAATGTCCAGAGAAGCATTTTGAGCTTTATGGAAGTTTTTACAAAAGCATATAAGTTCTTACATTTTTAAGTTCCTGGAAGGCAGAGGCAGATATTCCTTTGATAATAATGATTGTGATGATGATagcaagaataataaaaatgacatttttttaacGTTTATTAGGTGCTTACTCTGAGTCAGGCATTTTTCTATAAACTTTACCTATCTGAGTCCATTCTATCCTCACAACCAACTTAGATGCCATATTTTATCTctattaggagtttgggactgacatatgtactactactatatttaaaatagctaacaaggacttactgtttagcacaaggaactctgctcaatattctgtaacaacctaaaaggggaaagaatttgaaaaagaatatatacgtgtatgtgtatagctgaatcaccttgctgtacacctgaaactaacacaacattgttaatcaactatactcaaatataaaataatttaaaaaataaagatgaggacACAAATTACAGAGAGCTTACGTAACTCATCCATGGTTACCCAACtaagtggtagagctgggattcaacCCTAGGCAGTCTGGTTTCAGAGCCCTTGCCCTTAGCCAGCATATCATGTAGTACTAATAATATATGTATCTAAGTATTTACTGAGACATTTCAAACATGTGTGACCACCCAAGAAATTACGAGTCACAAATATATGGATTTCCTAGGAAACAATAAGGATGCATGCTGCAATAAAGCACTATTTTTatatgtgaagtcactcagtcatgtttgactctttgtaaccccatagactgtagcctgccaggctccttcgtccatggaattttccaggcaaggatactggagggggttgccatttccttctccaggggatcttcctgacccaggaatcaaactctggtctcctgcactgctggcagagtctactgtctgagccaccagggaggcatttttaaatgggttgaatgaaaaagaaaagcagcacaAGTTTTAACTTTGATTCAGTATTGGTTAACTTTTCATAACCAAATCCTATTCATCAtatgttcatttatttggacagatcttaatttgaattaaaattcCTAGTGCCACAGAGTGGCACTGTATGTGAATACTATACTGTATATGAGAATTCTATATGTTAATGTAGTATTCATCATTGAGTAGCCTTTAAGAGAGTAATGTCAGTCTGGGTGAGCTTTTGCTAAATGCATGTTTGGGCTTGTATTCCATATTTATTTAGAAATCCTCCTTGCCTAATATGCCTCCTGAATCAGATTAGAAGTTCTAATTATGTCCTTCAAAGCCCATATATCCTTCCTCATATTCTAAATCACCTCTGCTTCTCATCCCTGGTATGTGATTCCCACCTGTAAACCCTTCCCCTCTTCCCACTTAGCAATTCCATCCTCCCCCTTCAAAATTCTTAAACTTTGGCCTGACAGTGCCTGCCTTATCCACACTTCTATGGAAATTATGTCCCCAGCTAGGCTATAAAATCCACAAAAACCAATACCATACCTGTAATTACTGTTTAAGGACATACTAATCACTTGTCATTCAGACACAGTGTGAAGCAAGATGATTCAAGAATTCTTTTGATAATAGCGTGTAAGATATGATCAGGAAGAGTACTGACGCACAAAATTCAAAGTCCAATTGACTATTGAACACTGCAGGTGATTAATCCACAAAAATTTATACTCAACCCTTTGTATTTGTGGTTCCTCCATATCTGCAGATTCAGCCAACCACAGATCATATAGTACTTAGTATTTACTGTTATCCACGTGTAATTGACCTAGAAGTTCAAACTTGCATTGTTTAAGGGCCAGCTAAATGTGCCGCCCGTTAGTAACCATGGCTCAGCCATCGTTAGTGAATTTCAGGCAAAACACTTACCTAAGTTCAGTGGAGGCCATTTAAAATTAGTCAAGATTTTTATATGGATAAAtatcccccctcaaaaaaaaaaaaaacccttaatttACTTCATTTGCATATTCTAAATAAAGCACTGAGTCTTGGAGACGTTAGGTCTAATTCCGTGTTAATAAGTGGCAAATCCGGGATTTAAAAAGATGTACAATTGGCTGCCAAATCCCACACTCTTACTATTTTATTAGACAGTTTCATTTACTACTTTGTATTTTAATGCTTGGTCCATATATGGGGCTCAGTAAAAGtttgaaaatcatttgaaaagataacaaaaattaatatacaaatgttttattatttttagaagttGTATGTACATGgtattaatataaacatatttaatagCATGTAACTACAActgctaaaatatatatatatattttttcatatgtatatacatcaTCTTCGGAGCATCAGAGCCTCTGTGAGAGACCCAGGAACAAATAAGTGTACACACAGGAAAAGGAATGAGGCGCCAACAGACATGGGGTGGAGGGTCCTTGGAGAGAAAAGAACTTGGCTAAGCTgagaggcggagaaggcaatggcaccccactccagtacttttgcctagaaaatcccatggacagaggagcctggtaggctgcagtccatggggttgctagagtcggacacgactgagtgacttcactttcacttttcactttcatgcattggagaaggaaatggcaacccactccagtgttcttgcctggagaatcccagggacagggaagcctggtgggctgccgtctatggggttgcacagagttggacacgactgaagtgacttaggagtaACAAGCTGAGAGGAATTACAGGCCATGCCAGCTGGAGGCAGACAAGAAAGGGTGCCTGGAAGGGGTAGGAGCAAGATTGAGCACTGCTGATGGATGGCTTTAGAGGTTTCTCATGTGAGAGTATGCTGGAATATAGGGCAAGTAGGCCCAAGAAAGGGAGGGCTTTACAACCAGATCAGGAACTTGAAAGTTACCCTGTAATTGGTAAGTGTTTTGAGACAGTGTTGGTTCAGAAACAACATGAAGGCACCCACATGCCACTCTAGAGAACAGTACCTTAACAAAAGAAACAGCAAGCCAAGGTCATCCAAAATTCTGGTAAAGAGGTACTTATTAACAAGTTTCAACTACAGTTTCTTTCTTGTGTTGCTTCAGCTTATCTGAACTCtagatttaaatatttcttcctttttcatagGAATGTGCCGGAGTTCTTTCTTTATTGTTGTGATTTTGCTTCTGGAGCTGTGGAGCTAGTAAAGGTATgccttgtattttctttaaagagagctgtattttaaaagaatcttaatttatttactgttgaagtgattttttttaatgtaactgcATCAAATGTTATCtgtgaccattttttttttttatttttgagacgtgtcattttatttttttatatttttttgtttattttttggctgcacggggCCTTTGTTACtgtgcacatgggctttctctagttgtggagagcgggggatactctctagctgcagcacgtgggcttcttattgtggtagtttctcttgttacagagcacaggctctaggccactcaggcttcagtagttgcagctcccaggctgtagagcacaggttcagtaactgtggtgcacgagcttagttgccccatggcatgtgggatcttccacgaccagggattgaacccgtattgtaaggcagactcttaaccactggaccaccagggaagcacatctGTGACCGTTTTTAACTGAGCTTTTACTATTTTGCAAATCATATCATCAAAACAATTGAAGTTGTTTGGGACTTAGAATTCAGGGGAGTGGCTCCTACAGggtgatatttatatttataccggagaaggcaatggcaacccactccagtactcgtgcttggaaaatcccatggacggaggagcctggaaggctgcagtccatgcggtcgctaagagtcggacacgactgagcaacttcactttcacttttcactttcatgcattggagaaggaaatggcaacccactccagtgttcttgcctagagaatcccagggatggcggagcctggtgggctgccgtctatggggtcacacagagtcggacacgactgaagtgacttagcatagcatagcatagcatagagctTTATACAtagcctggcacatggtaggcactcattaaattaaaaattctgcaaaaacaaaaaaaaaggtctgaAAAGGCATTATCACAAATCTAAAATGTCCTTGACTATAAGGAAAACAGTTGGCACTTGGTCTTATTTGACCAATTCCCAAATTCTAGTAAGCATTATCATAGCAAAAAGAGgtaattttagaaaattgaaaaggaaTGGAAATTCTGCTAACAAAAATGTTTGGTAAACACGGAACATAATTTCTGGTAATAAGGGTTACTAGTTTTTCATTGTAGACATTTTCTAAAATACTGAAAAGCCTAAAGGGAAAGATAAAATTTACCTATAGTCATGCTTTCTGGAGTCCTAGAGTGACTCAGAATTTTGGTATATATTCTTTTAGTATTGTTTTTATAGGCAAATAGTATGTGTGTACtctaatgcatttttaaaatagcatctttAGTGAGATATAGTTCGTATATCATAATATTCACCATTTATAAGTATAcaatccagtgattttttttcagtatatttacagagttgtacAGTCATCACCATTGCCTAATGTTGATTACATACTATAGGATATTTACTGATTAAGCCAAAGGAGGCATGGAACAAGCAGTGAGAGAGAGTGCAGAGGACCATCTCAGTGCCTGCGAAGTAACATAGGGTGAGCTTCCAGCACTACTGCCTGCTGACCCAGAAAGACTGCCCTACTCCACTTTTAAAGCTAAAGAAGGGttgcaaaagaatattttttaccaAGTCCAAGTGCTAGACTTAATTTTTTATGACAGTTTGATATAAGCTAACAGAACACCTAATCAGAAAATCAAATTCATAGAAGAAAGGCCTTTGGGAGAAGTTAAATTAACCtttttgatttgaaaaaaaaaaaaatactagaagtCTGCTAAAAACtttgtcttttcattcctttATCATGACAGTCTCATGCATCGTACAGAGCAGCCCAGTGCTGTGCCTTTGTTCATGACGTTTGTGACCATGGCTTACCCTACCCTTTTCCGGATGGGACCCTGGATGTCATTCTCCTAGTCTTTGTTCTGTCTTCTATTCATCCTGACAGGTAAATGATGACGAAAGGGCAGAGCAAATATGTACAGCCCCTTTATCAGGAGTGGCTTTCAGATCTATCAAAGCAAAAATGACAATTCTTGAATTTATTATTTAGTGAACTACATTACGTGTAATATGCAGCCTTTTAAATgcagtttttcctttcttcagacTTTTAGAAAGAAACTGGCCAAACTGTTTCATTAGTGAGCTTTCTGTCACTGTCAGAAAGAAGTGAGCATCTTCTGGCAAGACACATACCTATTAAAAGTGACagtgcttcaagaaaattacaaattcaGAACAGCCTAATAGTCTCCCAAGAGGGAAACTGTACTTGGTGATCAGAAACAAACATCTTTGATTTAGCTTCTTGCTGAATGTTCGTAATGAGGTGGGCTGTGAATCTGGCTTTACATaggtctttaaaatatttgttttaaggaAGCCCACTAGGGAATTAGGATTTATCAAGATTTTCCAGATTAACCTTGGACCTTTATAATCTAAGGTTGGTCTAGTGCCATCATTTAAGTATTTAtgacttaaatatttttgttcacaTAGTGTTCTGAAATAGTAAATATAGCTTTTCTCCAAAGAGGAAGCACAAAGAGATATTACAGCAATTAAAATGAtcacttttcttaaaatttttccacTCTGTATGTATTAAGACACAAGTGTGCTAAACGTCTGGGGTTGTCCCTTCAGAATGTGTCTTAAAATTGGGTTTTTGTGATCTTCTGGTTAGTAGGTGCAGACTTGGCATCGACCACTTTGGTGAGTGTTACTCTTTCCCAAAGAAATCAAGCACTGTGTACTTCTTTCTTTGCTATAAGATCACTAGGATCCTTTACAGGCCTTTTACTTCTCATTCAGAGATGTTCACTTTGATgacttgtaggaaaaaaaattaggtttccaaataa
The window above is part of the Bos javanicus breed banteng chromosome 2, ARS-OSU_banteng_1.0, whole genome shotgun sequence genome. Proteins encoded here:
- the METTL8 gene encoding tRNA N(3)-methylcytidine methyltransferase METTL8, mitochondrial isoform X2, yielding MNVIWRNYISCPRMRKVPHRYQSGCHPVAPLGSRILTDPTKVFEHNMWDHMQWSKEEEAAARKKVEENSAVRVLLEEQVKYESEASKYWDTFYKIHKNKFFKDRNWLLREFPEILPVGQKTEEKVKELSWNHVKINAESFFSKMHCPTMPEEKNHYKESSGSSDGQSKAGSDFSKLDSEEYRERPLKTELFPGSNAAFRILEVGCGAGNSVFPILNTLQNVPEFFLYCCDFASGAVELVKSHASYRAAQCCAFVHDVCDHGLPYPFPDGTLDVILLVFVLSSIHPDRMQGVINRLSKLLKPGGMLLFRDYGRYDKTQLRFKRGHCLSENFYVRGDGTRAYFFTKGEVHNMFCKAGLDEKQNLVDRRLQVNRKKKVKMHRVWVQGKFQKPLHLTQKSSNLVFSVLSHE